DNA sequence from the Myxococcaceae bacterium JPH2 genome:
CTGCTGGAGCGAGTCGTTCAGCAGCGGCCAGCCGTGCAGCTTGCGCATCTGCTTGCGACCACCCTCCCAGCGCTGGCGCTGCGAGCGGCTCTGCTTCTCCGCGGAGACCATCTCGCCCAGCACCTCGGCCTCCCAGGCGTAGTGCACGCGGTGGCCCGCGCGGCCCAGGCGGATGCCGTACTCCAGGTCCTCCACCACGCTGAAGGCATCGTGCGGCACCTGCTTGAGCACCGCGTGCGTGAAGCACATGCCGTTGCCGCGCAGGCCGCAGGACACGCCCATCCGCTCACGGCCCTGCGAGCGCACGCGGTGGAACATGCCCAGCGCGATGGTCATCAGCCGCGTGCGCCACGACGCGGTGGGGTTCATCACGCCGTAGTGCGCCTGCACCGCGTGCGCGCCGTCCTCCAGGCGCCGCGAGAAGGCGTGCAGCAGGTTGGGCGTCACCACCGTGTCCGCGTCCACCACCACCACCGCGTCCGCCACGCCGTCGCGCTGGCTGCGCTCGAAGGCGTGCGCCAGCGCGTAGCCCTTGCCGCGCTTCTCCGTGTCCTGACGCTCCAGCACGGTGGCGCCCGCCTCGCGGGCCTTCTGCGCCGTGGCGTCCGAGCAGTTGTCCGCGACCACCAGGATGCGCCGCAAGAGCGGCGGGTAGTCCACCGAGGACAGGTTCGCCACCGTGCGCGCGATGCCCAGCTCCTCGTTGTGCGCGGGGATGACGATGTCGAACCGCCGCACCGGGGGCGCGGGCGGCACGGGCGCGGGCCTGCGCCCGGACAACACCGTCAACAGCAGCAGGTACCCACAGCCCGCCGCCACCGGCAAGAGGCCCACGCACAGCGCCACGTCCACCCAGGTCCAGACCGTCACGGATTGCTCTCCCCCGCGCGCGCCGTCAGCGCCGCTCCAGGTCCGCCAGCACCGGCAACTTCAGGATTCGCTCCACCTGCCAGCGCTCCAGGATGCGCCGCCGCAGGATGTCCAGCGCCACCGCCGCGAAGACGGCCAGCGCCACGCCCCCCACCACGCCCCCAATCGCGATGAGCTTCGTGTTGGGCTTGGTGGGCTTCTCCGGGAACAACGCCGGCGTCAGCACCGTGTACCGGTGCTTGAAGGACGCCTTGGAAATCTCCAGCTCCGTCTGCGCCAAATCCAGCCGGCGCAGCTTCTCCGTGTGGCGCGACACCATCACCCGCATCGTGTCCGTGGCCACCGCCACCTGCGGATCATCCGGCGTGCCCAACAGCGCGCCCGCCATGGGCGCCATGGATTGGTCCGTCGGCGAGTCCACGTCATGCCCGCCCATGCGCAGGTACTCCTGGATGAGCGCCTGCTCCTCGGCGCGCATCGACGCGAGCTGCGGCGAGTCCGCCTGCATGGCCGCGATCTTCTGCTCCAGGTCGGTGATGACCGGGTGCTGCGGGCTGAACACCGTGCGCTGCTCGGTGAGCTGGGCGCGCAGCTCGGCGAGCCTCCGGGCGCGCAGCTCCTCGACGTCCGCGATGGCGCGCCGCTTGGACTGCACCATGAACTTGAGCTGGGCCAGGTTGTGGTCCGCCTGGAGGAGCAGCTCGCGGGCGCGCGCCTTCACCGGATCCGAGTCCGCCTTCTTGCGGCGCAGCTCGGCCTGCTTCACCGCCGCTTCCAGCTCGGCGATGGCCTTCTTGATGTTCTCCTTCTCGCGCGCGACCTGTCCCTCCAGGACGCGGACGGACTCGCTGATGGCGGAGACCTCCGCGTCGTGGCGCGCCTCCAGGAAGTTCTTCTGCGCCGCCTCCACGATGTTCATCGCGAGCTGCGGGTCGCTCCAGTCCACGCCGATGGTGACGGTGCCCGTGCCACCCTCGGCCATGACGGTGAGGCCCTGCTCGAGCTGCGCGATGAGCGCGTCCTGCTCGTCCTCCGGCGCGAGCACCGGCGGCTTCTTCTTCAGCAGCTTCTCCTTCAGGTGGCTGATGGGCGAGCGCATCAGCTCGCGGTACTCCACCAGCTTGGCCTGCTGGATGATGGCCTTGAGGTTGTCGCGGCTGAGCACCATCTCCCACGCGGCGCGGGTGGGTTGATCCGCCTCCACGGGGATGGAGCGGCCCGGGTTCACCAGCGCCGCGATGATGAGGTTGCGGTAGGTGAGCAGCCGCGTCTCCACGTGGTACTTGCGCGGCATCAGCTTGCCCGCGACAGAGCCCAGTCCGCCCATCGCCACGATGATGACGAGCCCGAGGAACCAGTGCCGCAGCACCGCGTTCTTCACGAACCCCACCGAGTCCAGGAGGAAGCCCCAGTCGATGAGGTCCGCGGGCGCGTTCGTCTCCTCGCGCTCCGGCATGTACGGAGGCGGGGGGGCGCGCCGGGGTGGCGGGGGCGGCCGAGGCTCGGCCGCGGGTGACGTCATGGATTCCTCCGGCGCGCCGGGGCCTTGAGCGCCTGCTGCACGCGCTTGGCGAACTCCTCCGTGGTGAAGGGCTTGCCCAGGTAGCCGGTGGCGCCGGCCTCCTCGGCGTGCGCCTTGTCCTCGGGGAGGTTGCGCGCGCTGACCATCAGCACCGGCACGTCCGCCACCGCGGGCGAGCGGCGGATGTGCTCACACACGTCATAGCCGGACACGTCCGGCAGCGTGAGGTCCAGGCACACGAGGTCCGGCCGCGCGCTGCTCTGCAGGTGCTTGATGGCGGCCTGGCCGCTCGACACCTCCACCACCTCCGCGACGCCAAGGTGGTCGCGCAAGAGGTCGGCCAGCATCTTCCGGAACATCGGGGAGTCCTCCACCAGGAGGACGGTGCGCAGTTGGGGCTCCATCCGTGGAAACGCCTTTCCCTTCTTTTTCAGCCGAACCCGAACCGAGGCACGAGCACGAGGACGCCATACGCATAGGCCGCGTTGAAGAGAGCGACCCAGAGGATGGCCTTCTTCAATCCGCGCATCGGGTTGGGGTCTCTCGCGGCCGTGCCCGGCAACGCAATGGTGAAGATGAGGACGGACAGGAGGATGAGCTTCGCCATGTGCGGGCCCTTAGAGGATACCAGCTTGACGCACTGCCAGCCCCAGTGAAGCGGACCATTGGAAGCGGGCTGTTTCCACCCCAGGCGACCGGCTCCACGCGGTCCGCGCCTCGGACTCCACCGAGACCCAACGGGTGAAGGCATAGCTCGCTCCCAGCCCTCCCAGTATCAGCCGGTCCGCCGTGGCCCCTCCTACCGCGAAGGCCGTTCCTCCGGTGGCGGACACTCGGGCGCGGGGCCCCAACATCCAGGTGCCAGACGCCGTCACATCCGCCCGGGGGTACACCTGTCCCGTCAACCGGTCGACGAAGGGCGTGACGTGCGCGGAGAGCCGACCCGTGAAGTCGTACTCGCGCGAGGGGATCCGGTAACCCATCGCGACGGTGAGGTCGGGCAGCACGTCCGTGCGCTCCAGGCCCTCCGCGGACAGCGACTGCGCGACGCCCACGCCCATCCCCGCCTCCAGCGACGTGCGCCGGTCCATGCGCCAGTTCCAGCCCTCGGTGAGCGTGAGGACGGTGGCGTGCGCGCCGGTGGAGAAGCGCGTGTCGGTGGCGCCCACGGAAGTCGACAGCACCTGACGCTGCGCCAGCGCCCAGCCGAGCGCCGCCTGCGCGCGCGGGCCGTACTGCAGTGGCACCGCCTCGCGCGCGCCGCCGTTGAGGCCGCCGCTGACCGCGAAGGCCGCCGAGGCGGACAGGCCCAGCCCGCGCCCCAGCCACGTGGTGGTGGTGCCCAGCGTGGTGAGCGAGGAGAGGAAGTAGACGCTGCCGCCCTGGGGCAGCGGCTGGAGCGGGCCATCTCCGACGGGCCGCGAGGGCGAGTCCGCCACGGGCACGGTGCTCAAGAGGTCCACCCGACCCAGCACGAACTCCTGGCTGCCGTGGAGCGTGAGGCCCCGGTCCGCGCGCCAGTCACCGACGAGGCGCCCCACGTGCTGCACCTCGGTGCGCGCGCTCTGGGTGACTTCCCGCAAACTGAGGCGCGGGGCGTACTCCGCCTGGAGCTGCGTGCCGCCGTCGCGGAACAAGAGGGACAGCGAGGGCGTCAGCTCCGCGTCGCCCGTGATGGAGGGCGTGGTCGTCGTCGTCTGCGTGGTGCTGGCGTCGAGCGAGCGCACGCGCGAGTCCGCGCGCACGGCGACGCCATAGCTCACCGAGGCCGAGGCCACCTCCAGCCATGCACTGGTGAGCGCCGCCCCGAGCACGGACTACTCCACCACGACCACGTCGCCAGGGCGCAGGCGGAAGCCCACGGCGCGGCCCTCCGCGCGGATGAGGTCGCGGTAGCGCACGCGGATGCGGGTGGGGGCGGGCAGCTCGGACTCGTCGCGCCGCAGGACGAAGATGCGGTCCGGGTGGGCGTAGTCGGTGAAGCCTCCCGCGCCGGCCAGGGCCTGGAGCAGCGTGGCGGTGGGCTCCAGCACCAGCGGCCCAATGCGTGACACCTCGCCCATCATCGTCACCGTCATGGGCTTGGCCTCCTCCAGGGAGACCGTGACGACGGGGTGGTTGATGAAGTCCTTGAGGCGCGTCTGGATCTGCTGCGACAGCAGGGCCGGCGTCTGGCCCGCGGCCTCCACGTCATCCAGGAAGAGCAGGCTGATCCGCCCGTCCTCGCGCACCTTGGCGCGCGTGGTGAGCGACTCCTGGTTCCACACGCGGATGCTGAGCACGTCCCCCGGGACGATGCGGTAGGCCGCGTCCACGGCGGGGGGCTTCTCCTGGTACTCGTCCACCCAGACGTACTTGCCCAGGCCGCCGCACGCGGGCGCAAGCCCGAGCAGCGCGACGCAGGCGAGCGCGCGGGAGAGGACGGCGGGGCGGGGGCGCGTGGGGGACATGGGCGGGGAGACTCTCACGCGAGAGGAGGGACCGCGACAGGGGCGGGGGCAGGGGCGCCTCGGTTGCGCGCCAGCTTGAGCACCAGGGCCAGCTCCGCCGGGCGCACCGCGCCGGTGACGAGGATGAGCGCGACGTAGAGGACCGCCTCCAGACCCAGGCGGACCCACGGCTGGATGAAGGACAGCAGCGGATCCACCGCGAAGCACGTGAGGCACACGGCCGTCGTCTTGGCCAGCATGACGAGCGAGCGCCGGTCGAACGACGCGCGGCCCATGCGCCACAGGAACAGCGCCGTCACGAGCAGCTCGGTGATGAGCATGCACAGCGCGGTGGCGGTGGCGCCGCCGCCGTCACCCAGGCGCTCATGGAGCACGGGCACCAGCACCAGGTTGAGCAGCGGATCCAACACCGCGCCCATCACCGCCGCGGCCGTCACCCACCAGGGCTTGTTCATCATGGTGAGCCACACGCTGCTGACCATGGTGACGTAGACGAGCACGAACAGCGGGGACAGCACGCGCAGCGGCATGGTGGACTCGTCGAAGCCCGGCCCGTTCATCAGCCGCACCCACGAGTGGGCGCCCAGCACCATGGCCATCATCATGGGGACGGTGACGGAGAGCGTGCCCTCCAGCGAGCGGCGGGTGAGCTGCGTCAGCTCCGCCTCCGAGCGGGACGCGGCGCGCGACATGAGCGGCATCAGCACCCAGCCGAAGATGGGGTTGATGAGGAAGGTGAGGCTGGCGATGTTCCACGCGCCCCAGTACCAGCCCACTTCCTTCATGGAGCCCAGCGTGCCCAAAAGGGACATGTCCACGCGGCCGTTGCACGCGAGCGCGGCGGCGGTGAGGAAGTAGGGCAGGCAGTCCTTCATCACGCGCCGGGTGGCGACCCAGTCCACGCGGAAGCGCAGGCCCAGGTGCGTCTGCGCCAGACGCCAGCCGATGCCCAGCTTCACGGACTCGGCCGCGACGATGGGGATGGCCAACCACTGGAGCCCCACGCCGCCCGCCGCCGCGAGCGCGAGCCCGCCGCCCCAGATGAGCTTGGTGACGATGTTGGAGACGGAGAGCCCCGCCACCTTGCCCTTGGCGTGCAGCAGCGCCGCCATGCACGCGTTGATGATGATGAGCGCCTGCGCCAGCGCGAACCACTGCACCAGGTGGCGCACCTCGGGGGGCTCGTTGCGGAAGTGGAGCACCACCGCGAGCGCGCCCATCAGCAGCACCGTCATGCCCAGCCGCACGAGCATGGTGGTGCCGAAGAAGTCGCTGGCGTGCTCGGGCCGGACCGCGACTTCCTTGCGGATGTACGTCTCCAGGCCCAGGTTGGTGACGATGAAGAAGGTGGCGGAGAAGCTGTCCGCCCAGCTGAAGTAGCCGAGCGCCTCGGGGCCGAGGTAGCGCGCCATCAGCGGCCGGATGGCCAACGCGATGGCGAACGTCACGAGCAGCGAACCGCCGAGCTGCAAGGTGTTGCGCACCGCGCCTCGGACTTCGTTCGTGCTGTCGCCCTGGCCGCTGTCCTGCGGAGTGGAGTTCTGGGTGTTCACGGTCATGACGGCGCTGGGACCCCCGGGCCCCGGGGGGGCGCGCACATAGAAGACGAGCGGCCGCGGCACGTCAACGCCGCTCGCCCGACAGCCCGAGGACCTAGCTGGCCCCGCGTCCGGTGATGACCACCGGCACGGTCTGCAAGAGGAGCCTCAGGTCACTGGTGAGGCTCCAGTGGTCGATGTACTGCATGTCCAGATACATCCACTCCTCGAAGGAGATCTGGTTCCGTCCGGACACCTGCCAGATGCAGGTCAGACCCGGGCGCACGGACAGGCGGCGGCGCTGCCAGGTCTCGTACTTGGCGACCTCGGAGGGCACGGGCGGGCGCGGCCCGACGATGCTCATCTCGCCGCGCAGCACGTTGATGAACTGGGGCAGCTCGTCGATGGAGAACTTGCGGATGAAGCGGCCGATGCCGGTGATGCGCGGGTCGTTCTTCATCTTGAAGACGGGGCCCGACTGCTCGTTCATCGCCGCCAGCTTCTCCTTCAGCTCCTCGGCGTTGACCACCATGGAGCGGAACTTGAGCATGTAGAACGGCTTGCCGTGCTGTCCGGTGCGCAGCTGCTTGAAGAAGATGGGGCCGCGCGAGGTGAGCTTGATGCCGGCGGCCACCACCGCGAAGACGGGCAGCAGCATCCAGATGGCCACCGCGGACACCGCGATGTCGAACAGGCGCTTCATCGCCATCTGGTGCGGCTTGGGCGCCACCGCGGCGAAGTGGAGGTAGCCATCCGCCACCGCGGCGGAGTCCACCGGGCGCGCGCGGTCCAGGCGGAAGCTGTGCGCCGGCAGCGCGAACGGCACGCCGAAGCGCTCGGCCAGCTTGATGGCGGCCTGCATGGCCTCGCCCTGGCGCAGCGTCTGGCCGGCGATGAAGACCTCGCTCACCGGCATGGTGCGCAGGATGCGCTCCAGATCATCCACGGTGCCGAGCACGGTCGCGGGCAGCCCGTCTCCGGAGTGGTCGTCGTGGTAGCGCACGTAGCCCAAGAGCGTGCTGCGGCCGCGCTTGAGCAGGTCCTCGCCCGTGTAGCGGCCCATGGCCCCGGTGCCCACGATGAGCACCTCGTCCATGGGCGCCTCCTGAGAGGCCATGTGGCGGAAGACGAACAGGCGCAGCATCAGCGCCACCGGCCAGAAGATGACGAGCAGGGGTGCCACGCCGGGCACGCGCGCCGCGTCCGGCAAGCCCAGCTGCACCACGGCGAGCACCGTCACCACCGCGAGCGTCGTCACCGAGACGAGCGCCACGTGGTCCAGGCGGCTGCGCTCCGCGAAGCGCGAGTCGTACAGACACAGCGCCGTGCCGGTGATGAGCCACACCAGGACGGCGATCACAATGAGCCCCGGCAGCGCCCAGCCCGGGTTGCCCGGGAGCTGCCCGCCCAACCACGCGGAGCCCGTCAGCACGCCCGCGAGCAGGACCAGGTCCACGGTCAGGTTCATCTTGGCCGCGATGCCCGGCGCCAGCTTCGGCGTGTCGGTGGTGGTTTCCTCGACCTTGACCAGCAGCGGATTCCCGGATGGGAGCGCCGACGACGTCGGCGACTTGGGACTCTCGACCGCGGCGCTAGAGCTTGCACTGCTCATCGTGTCCACCCCCCTCCGCCAACCATCTGGACGCTGGCAGAGGATGCCGTTGTGCCTTCAAAAGTACAAGAAGAGGGAAAAACCTGTTTGCCCGATAGGGCGGCGCGTTGCAACCTCTGCACGGTAAGTAAGACGTGACAAGAGGTGAATTCTTGGCGGCGACCGCCCCCGGTCGCAGACGGCGTGTTGCGCGGAACACCTTGCCTGGGACCCCTGTCACGCGCCGCCGGCTGCTCGGGGACACAGTGCAGGTCCGGTGCCGTCCCCTTGCTGTCTTTATGAGAGATTGGGGAACCCGCTGAGTGCGAAATCCCCGTGAAACTTCAAGGTGTTGCATGGCGCGGGGGAAGGGCGAGGCGGGAGGCGCCCGCGTAGACGTTGCAGCGGCCGTTCCGCGCGAACGCAGCCAGCGTCACGCCAGAACGCAGCGCCAGGTCGATGGCCAGGGAGCTAGCGGCTGAAAAGCTGACTATCATGCTTAATCCGGAAGCTATCGCCTTCTGGACAATCTCGAAACTGGCGCGACTGCTGACCACCAAAGCGACGGGTGGGTTTGAAACGACCTGGGCGCGCGCCAGGGACGGGGCGCGGACCTTCCCGGCGAGCACGAGGGCGCCCACGACCTTGTCCACGGCGTTGTGGCGGCCCACGTCCTCGTAGGCGGCGAGCACCTGTCCGGAGGCGTCCAGGGCGGCGGCGGCGTGGACGCCTCCGGTGCGCTCGAAGTTGCGCTGGGCCTCCTGCAGCCGCTGGGCGGCGAGGGCCATCAGCTCCGGGGACAGCGGGGGCCCAGGCGGGGGTGGGGCGCAACGCTCGAGCAGGTCGCTGACGGAGCGACGTCCGCACACGCCGCAGGCGGAGGTGGTGAGGGTGCCCCGTCGGGTGGTGGCCAGTCGCTCGACATCGAACACGACGCCCGGCGCGGGAGTGACCTCCAGGACATTGCCCCAGCCCTCCTCCCCCGGACGACCGCAGTGGGCCAGCCCGCCCAGGTCGTCCACGCTGCGCAGCAGGCCCTCCGCGAAGAGGAAGCCCACGGCGAGTTCGCGATCATTCCCCGGGGTCCGCATGGTGGTGGCCACGGGGTCTCCGCTCACGCGGATCTCCAGCGGCTCCTCCACGGCGACGCGGTCCTCCTCGGTGGGGTTCAGCGTGGTGCCGTCCCAGCGCTGGACCTCGCGCGTGGCGACGCCTCGGGGCTCACCGGCCATGGGCGCTCCCCAGCTTCAGCGTGGCGAGGACGAGGTCCGCCACCGCGCGCGCATCCGACGCGGCCACCCTGCGCGCGGCGAGCGAGCCCAGGGCGTGCGCGGGCGCGTCCGTGAGGACGGCGAGCACCTCCGGACGCGTGGTGGCGAGCGGGGGCTGGAGACCCTCTCGCCAGACCTCCAGCTTGGGCAACGGGCCGTCCTTCCATCCCTCCACGAGCACCAGGTCCACGGTGTCCGCGAGCCCTGCGAGGAGCGGCCCCAGCGCATCGTCGAGCGGCTCCGCGCGGGTGAGCTGCACCCCCTCGGGCGTGGCGAAGCCCACGAGCGCCGCGCCCGCCGTCTGGAAGCGCGCCGTGTCGCTCCCAGGGCGGTGCAGCGGATGCGTGTCGGACGAGTGCTTCACCACGGCGACGCGCAAGCTCCGCGCGGACAGCTCCGTGACGAGGCGCTCCAGGAGCGTCGTCTTGCCGGCGCCGGACCAGCCGACGACGGCGAGGGCGGGAGGCACGCTCATGGGCTCGGGGACTCCGAGGTCGCGGGCGTGAACGTCGGACGGTCGAACAGCTCCACGTCCACGCGGTCGCCCTCGGCGAAGTCGGCGCGGCCGGTGGGGAGGACGGCCCAGCCCTCCGCGCCCACGTTCTGCAGAATCTGCCCCGAGCCTTGAGGCCGCAGCCGCGCCCACGGGTCGCCACCGTCGCCTCGCGATTCCAGCGCGGAGACGGTGAGGAGATAGGTGAGGCCCGCTTGCTTGTGCCGAGCCTCGGTGAGTCGCGCGGTGATGCGACGGCGATGCTCGTGCACGCCCTGATGTCGCAGCAGGAGCGGGCGCGCGAGCTGGTCGAACGCGACGGTGGCCGCGCCAGGATTGCCGGGCAGCACGACGACGGCGGTGGTGCCCAGGCGCGCCACGGCCACGGGCTTGCCGGGCTTGAGGGCCACGCCGTCCACGAGGAACCGCGCACCAAGCGCGGTCAGCACGCGCTTCACGTGGTCACGGTCTCCCACCGACGCGCCGCCGGTGGTGATGAGCACGTCCACCTCGGGCGCGAGGCGCAGCAGGGCGTCTCGCAGCGCGGCCTCGTCGTCGCGCACGCGAGTGAGCTGTGTCACCTGCGCGCCGGCCTCACGGGCGAGCGCGGAGACGAGGACGAGGTTGCTCTCGTAGACCTGGTGCGCGAGCGCGGGCTGGCCGGGAGCGACCAGCTCATCTCCCGTGGCGAGCACCGCCACGCGTGGGGCGGGGCGCACCAGCGCGGTGGTGTCTCCCAGGGACGCGAGCACGCCGAGCACGGCCGCATCCACGCGCAGCCCTGCTGAGAAGAGCGGGCTGCCGGAGAGGACTTCCTCGCCCATTCGGCGCAGGTCGTGGCCCGGAGTGACGGTGACGAAGATGTCGACCTCGCGTCCCTCATCGGCGGGGCGCGCGGCCTCCTGGCGGACGATGGCGTCGGCTCCGTTGGGGAGCGGGGCGCCGGTGAAGATGCGGGCGGCCTCGCCGGGGCGCAGCGCGCGAGCGGGCAGGGCACCGGCGTAGACGGTGTCGACGACGCGCAGGCGCACCGGGTGGTCGCGGTTGGCGCCTCGCGTCTCCTCGGCGCGCACGGCCCAGCCATCCATCGCGGAGTTGTCGCAGCCCGGCAGCGAGCGTGTCGCGCGGAGCGGCGCGGCCAGGAAGCGCCCATGGGCGAGCGCGAGCGGCAGACGCTCGGGGGCCGCGGGAGCGATGGCGCCGAGGGCGGCCTGCCGCGCGGCGGAGAGGGACAGGAGCGACATGACTCGGCCGCACCTTAAGCGCGTGCGCGAGTTCCTTGTCCATCGTCACGGCGTGAGGGGTGCTCGCCTCCCTCCTGACCTGTCGGGAAGGAGGCGATGGTTCGGGATGCGGCCCTGGGTCATTCTCGCCGGCCTTGGAGTGCAACGGGAGCGCAGCGGGAGCGTCGCGCTCGCGTGACACGGGGCCGGCATGGGACGGTGTCCGAGGGAGGTGTGCGTGGAGAAGAGTGCCCGAGCCCCGGAGCATCCGGACGTGACGCTCGCCCTCATCGCGGGAGGACGCGGGACGCGGCTGTCCGGCGTGGCGAAGGGGCTGCTCGTCGTCGAGGGGCGCACGGTGATGGAGCGACAGCTCGCATTGGCCCCGCTGTTCGCGGAGGTGGTGCTGGTGGCGAACGCGCCGGAGCCCTATGCGCGCTTCGGGCTGCGCACGGTGCCGGACGCCATCGCGGGGAAGGGCGCGCCGGGGGGCGTGCACGCGGCGCTGGGGGCCGCGCGGACACCTTGGGTCTTCACGGTGGCGTGCGACATGCCCTTCGTCTCGGCCGAGGTGGTGCGCGCGGTGCTGGCGGCGCGGAGCTCGGAGGTGGACGCGGTCTGCGGTGAGGTCGAGGGGCGATGGGAGCCGTTGCTCGCGGTGTATCGCGCGGGGCTCGCGGCGGAGTGGGGTGCCGCGCTCGCGGAGGACCCCTCCCTGCGGCGACTGCTGGCGCGCGCGAGGACGCGGGTGCTGCCCGAGTCCGAGCTGCGCGCGGTGGATCCGACGTTGCGCGCCTGGGTGAACGTGAACACGCCCGAAGAACTCGCGCGCCACGGCGTCTCCCTGCCGACGCGATAGCGCGGCGTGCGCCGGGCCCCGCCCGCGTGGACGGGGCCCGACACGTCACGGGCTCAGCGGCACGCGTCCACGAGCCGACGCCGCGGCCGTCCCTCCCAACCGCGCTGGTGGAAGGCGTAGCCCGCGACCAGCGGCAGGGTGACGGTGGCCTCGCCGTAGACCATCTGCTCGTGCACGGTGGACACCTTGCCCCAGCTGCTGGCCTCGCGGAGGGTGGATCCGGAGAGGGCGCCGTCGCGCTCGTCAGCCACGGTGAGCTGGATGGCGTACTGGTGCATGTCCACGGGCTTGCCGACGAAGTCCGCGGCCACCACCACGTCCTGCGCGAAGTTCTTCGGCACGCCGCCGCCCACCATGAACAGGCCGGAGGTGTCCATGGCGAGCCGGCAGCGCGTCAGCTCCAGGAAGTCTCGTGCGCTGTCGATGGACAGGTGGGGTTGGCCCTGCCGCTCCCACTGGTGACGCACGAGCCCGAAGCCCGCCGAGCAATCACTGAAGGCGGGGACGAAGATGGGCACGCCCGCCTCGTGCGCGGCGAGCACCACGCTGTCGCGCGTCTTCCCGTGCTGCGCGAGGTAGCGCCCCATCTCGCCAATGAACTCACGCGAGGAGTAGGGCCGCGGCTCCAACGCGCTGGCGAGGGTGGCGATGGTGGCGTCGCACTCGCGCAGCTCGTCCTCGTTGATGAACGTGTCGTAGATGCGGTCGATGTGCAGCTCACGCAGGGCGTTGTCGTCCGCGTCGGCGCGGCCTCGGTAGTGGCGGAAGCCCAGCGCCTCGAAGAAGTCCTGGTCGACGATGAGCGCGCCCGTGGCGACGATGGCGTCCACCATGCGGTTGCGCACCAGCTCCACCACCACCTGCTTCAGGCCCGCGGAGAAGAGGCTGCCCGCCAGGCAGAGGATGATGCCGCAGC
Encoded proteins:
- a CDS encoding deoxyhypusine synthase; the protein is MTPSQAEHLRDTIEHIDIRAHDVRPLVQAMGKMAFQARNLHRAATLYDAMLRDERCGIILCLAGSLFSAGLKQVVVELVRNRMVDAIVATGALIVDQDFFEALGFRHYRGRADADDNALRELHIDRIYDTFINEDELRECDATIATLASALEPRPYSSREFIGEMGRYLAQHGKTRDSVVLAAHEAGVPIFVPAFSDCSAGFGLVRHQWERQGQPHLSIDSARDFLELTRCRLAMDTSGLFMVGGGVPKNFAQDVVVAADFVGKPVDMHQYAIQLTVADERDGALSGSTLREASSWGKVSTVHEQMVYGEATVTLPLVAGYAFHQRGWEGRPRRRLVDACR